Proteins co-encoded in one Eremothecium sinecaudum strain ATCC 58844 chromosome VI, complete sequence genomic window:
- the SDC1 gene encoding Sdc1p (Syntenic homolog of Ashbya gossypii AFR374C; Syntenic homolog of Saccharomyces cerevisiae YDR469W (SDC1)) has translation MESEGTQAQSGSLASNLQQEGTQVVNTDSVNIVETVGGTTTRKYLNEHITEALLRGMRRVALEKPENPLRFLGEFLIAESDRR, from the coding sequence ATGGAGTCTGAAGGTACGCAGGCCCAGAGTGGCTCTCTTGCATCTAATTTGCAACAAGAGGGCACTCAGGTGGTGAATACCGATAGTGTTAATATCGTTGAAACCGTAGGTGGCACCACTACTCGAAAGTATCTCAACGAGCATATCACAGAGGCTCTACTGCGAGGAATGCGTCGGGTAGCGCTAGAGAAGCCTGAAAATCCGCTTCGGTTTCTTGGAGAGTTCCTTATTGCAGAGAGCGATAGACGTTAG
- the UGO1 gene encoding mitofusin complex protein UGO1 (Syntenic homolog of Ashbya gossypii AFR373W; Syntenic homolog of Saccharomyces cerevisiae YDR470C (UGO1)) encodes MEDTINHLQPRPYYDPETFNVGYSAVFKPGSGVVDPHGFNMASKLSIVQQGNKKFGAAVSSGSVKLSELTTGLKSRLAGSRGDYTDGSKVVKSLENFELPDILNYKIWKSVCQRLFQELLKRYFQHLIQLPFDTARMLLQVGEFDDVPKIKSSRRRRNTETSNVSLEELRNEDETDEEVDYFPSVDPHSRTNRDNSPQRTSPSAGGPDNVSALVHPASLHTMDVLNGVMDMEGTKGVWRANNTSFIYDFLWESMNSWFTGFFAPILQVPDPHFIEIIHSPDVQKSVALTLSACIVTGLVLLPLDLIKTRLTITRVGDDQERSLRRLFRKWSWRDYIGKLPGELLVLNVAHSLVGKVFQELTHIGLHHYCQIDRYSTRITFQILEFFSSCAQLFLKLPVEALLRRCQVDFLLDKSSPFFVAPEDLIIKPRTYQNVFITLRDYSRLGELWRGWRIGLMCVVCGHGLNIIELQNTDSVEEEKF; translated from the coding sequence ATGGAGGATACTATTAACCATCTACAGCCCAGGCCTTATTACGACCCAGAAACATTTAATGTTGGCTATTCTGCTGTGTTTAAGCCTGGCAGTGGAGTGGTTGACCCTCATGGGTTCAACATGGCTTCCAAGCTAAGCATTGTGCAACAAGGAAACAAGAAGTTCGGTGCCGCTGTGAGTAGTGGCTCTGTTAAACTGAGCGAATTGACTACAGGGCTTAAATCACGGCTAGCGGGAAGTAGGGGTGATTATACTGATGGGAGCAAGGTTGTTAAATCACTAGAAAATTTTGAGCTTCCAGACATTCTAAACTATAAAATATGGAAGTCTGTGTGTCAGCGTCTATTCCAAGAGTTATTAAAAAGATACTTTCAACATTTAATTCAGCTACCCTTTGATACTGCCAGGATGTTGTTGCAAGTGGGCGAATTCGATGATGTTCCGAAAATCAAGAGCAGCCGCAGAAGGAGAAATACTGAAACATCCAACGTTTCTTTAGAAGAGCTGAGAAATGAGGATGAAACAGATGAGGAGGTTGATTATTTTCCAAGTGTTGATCCACATTCCCGTACAAACCGGGACAATAGCCCACAACGAACATCGCCATCAGCTGGTGGTCCTGATAATGTAAGTGCTCTTGTTCATCCAGCAAGTCTGCATACTATGGATGTTTTAAATGGAGTTATGGATATGGAGGGAACTAAGGGCGTTTGGAGGGCTAATAATACGTCATTCATTTACGATTTTCTATGGGAATCAATGAACTCATGGTTTACAGGGTTCTTTGCACCAATTTTACAGGTTCCAGATCCGCACTTTATTGAGATAATACACTCACCAGATGTCCAGAAATCCGTCGCATTAACCTTATCAGCATGCATCGTTACCGGCCTAGTGCTACTTCCTCTCGACTTAATTAAAACTAGACTAACTATAACCAGAGTTGGTGATGACCAGGAAAGATCGTTGCGTCGCCTGTTTAGAAAGTGGTCCTGGAGAGACTACATAGGCAAGCTTCCAGGCGAGTTGCTTGTTTTAAATGTGGCGCATTCCTTGGTTGGTAAAGTTTTCCAGGAACTAACTCATATCGGCTTACACCACTATTGCCAAATAGATCGTTACAGTACCCGTATTACATTCCAAATCTTGGAATTTTTCTCAAGTTGTGCACAGCTTTTCCTCAAACTCCCTGTTGAGGCGCTGTTAAGGCGTTGCCAGGTTGACTTCTTATTGGACAAATCTTCACCATTTTTCGTGGCCCCAGAGGACCTAATAATAAAGCCTCGCACCTACCAAAACGTATTTATTACGTTAAGAGATTATAGCAGGCTTGGAGAGTTGTGGCGTGGATGGAGAATTGGTCTGATGTGTGTCGTTTGCGGTCATGGTCTGAACATTATAGAGCTGCAGAACACAGATTCTGTGGAGGAAGAAAAGTTTTGA
- a CDS encoding HFL182Cp (Syntenic homolog of Eremothecium cymbalariae Ecym_4528; no homolog in Ashbya gossypii; no homolog in Saccharomyces cerevisiae), whose translation MSLRIKQNDLNSKREVLQDTRAAKGLTCEYEKNISDDDINNIINELRRLFDVNKSVKEDIQLVDEQVRQTQLELESLVARSSNNNRHLQDLLLSTNDVRKLQGVMEGLTKQQETLRLTAVQEQERLSQLLDGKLSRLVETLREDIMQDDQRSSKLQEKYYESEKALALAQQELKAYKKLHGDLDELNDAVYKKKMEYAELQNAHDSTQDLLRGRTLELEELEERYRVLETQINDTLLLRYKCLQDAVVTCSENATIPDTSGQPISRITRVTSMLRSKYGSADVNRRVVSLSSVPTITSSGKPYLLTPISAAATNNSDSENTTFD comes from the coding sequence ATGTCACTTAGAATAAAGCAAAACGATTTAAATTCGAAGAGGGAGGTTTTGCAAGATACAAGGGCGGCTAAGGGGCTAACTTGTGAATATGAGAAAAATATCTCAGATGATGATATCaataatataattaatGAATTAAGAAGGTTATTTGATGTTAATAAATCCGTAAAAGAAGATATACAACTGGTAGATGAGCAGGTAAGACAGACACAGTTAGAGTTGGAGTCTCTTGTAGCAAGAAGCTCCAATAATAACCGCCACTTACAAGATTTGTTATTATCAACTAATGATGTTCGAAAACTACAGGGTGTAATGGAAGGGTTAACCAAGCAGCAGGAGACGTTAAGATTAACAGCCGTACAAGAGCAGGAAAGACTTTCACAGTTACTTGACGGTAAACTGTCACGATTGGTTGAGACTTTGCGTGAAGATATAATGCAGGATGATCAACGGTCATCTAAGTTACAAGAGAAGTACTATGAAAGTGAAAAGGCATTAGCTCTAGCTCAGCAGGAGCTTAAAGCGTATAAGAAGCTGCATGGGGACTTGGATGAGCTTAATGACGCAGTATATAAGAAGAAAATGGAATATGCTGAGCTCCAGAACGCCCATGATTCAACGCAGGATCTACTACGTGGAAGAACATTGGAGTTGGAAGAGTTGGAGGAGCGATACCGTGTCTTGGAAACGCAGATCAATGATACTTTGCTGCTTCGGTATAAGTGTTTACAGGACGCTGTGGTGACGTGCTCTGAAAATGCTACCATTCCTGATACATCAGGTCAACCTATATCTAGGATTACTCGTGTTACCAGTATGTTAAGGTCCAAATATGGTTCTGCAGATGTAAATAGGAGAGTGGTTTCTCTATCTAGTGTGCCGACAATAACGAGTAGCGGCAAGCCCTATCTTCTTACACCAATTTCTGCGGCAGCAACAAATAACTCAGATAGTGAGAATACCACATTTGATTGA